The following coding sequences are from one Alosa alosa isolate M-15738 ecotype Scorff River chromosome 13, AALO_Geno_1.1, whole genome shotgun sequence window:
- the LOC125306253 gene encoding trypsin-2-like — MRSLVFLVLLGAAFAEEDKIVGGYECKAYSKPWQVSLNSGYHFCGGSLVNKNWVVSAAHCYMSRVEVRMGEHNIRVTEGNEQFISSSRVIRHPNYSSYNIDNDIMLIKLSTPATLNQYVQPVALPTSCAAAGTMCTVSGWGNTMSSAADSNKLQCLEIPIISDRDCNNSYPGMITDAMFCAGYLEGGKDSCQGDSGGPVVCNGELQGVVSWGYGCAERNHPGVYAKVCLFNDWLEQTMASY, encoded by the exons ATGAGGTCTCTTGTCTTCCTTGTGCTCCTCGGAGCTGCTT TTGCAGAGGAGGATAAGATTGTTGGAGGTTATGAGTGCAAGGCCTACTCCAAGCCCTGGCAGGTGTCTCTGAACTCCGGTTACCACTTCTGCGGTGGTTCCCTGGTCAACAAGAACTGGGTTGTGTCTGCTGCTCACTGCTACATGTC CCGTGTGGAGGTGCGAATGGGCGAGCACAACATCAGGGTCACTGAGGGAAATGAGCAGTTCATCAGCTCCTCCCGCGTCATCCGCCACCCCAACTACAGCTCTTACAACATCGACAACGACATCATGCTGATCAAGCTGAGCACGCCCGCCACCCTGAACCAGTATGTGCAGCCCGTGGCTCTGCCCACCAGCTGTGCTGCCGCTGGCACCATGTGCACCGTGTCCGGCTGGGGCAACACCATGAGCTCCG CTGCTGACAGTAACAAGCTTCAGTGCCTGGAGATCCCCATCATCTCGGACCGCGACTGCAACAACTCCTACCCCGGCATGATCACCGACGCCATGTTCTGCGCTGGATACCTGGAGGGCGGCAAGGACTCTTGCCAG GGTGACTCTGGTGGCCCCGTGGTGTGCAACGGTGAGCTGCAGGGTGTTGTGTCCTGGGGTTACGGCTGCGCTGAGCGCAACCACCCTGGCGTCTACGCCAAG
- the LOC125306254 gene encoding trypsin-1: MRSLVFLVLLGAAFAEEDKIVGGYECKAYSKPWQVSLNSGYHFCGGSLVNKNWVVSAAHCYKSRVEVRMGEHNIRVTEGNEQFISSSRVIRHPNYSSYNIDNDIMLIKLSTPATLNQYVQPVALPTSCAAAGTMCTVSGWGNTMSSAADSNKLQCLEIPILSDRDCNNSYPGMITDAMFCAGYLEGGKDSCQGDSGGPVVCNGELQGVVSWGYGCAERNHPGVYAKVCLFNDWLEQTMASY, encoded by the exons ATGAGGTCTCTTGTCTTCCTTGTGCTCCTCGGAGCTGCTT TTGCAGAGGAGGATAAGATTGTTGGAGGTTATGAGTGCAAGGCCTACTCCAAGCCCTGGCAGGTGTCTCTGAACTCCGGTTACCACTTCTGCGGTGGTTCCCTGGTCAACAAGAACTGGGTTGTGTCTGCTGCTCACTGCTACAAGTC CCGTGTGGAGGTGCGAATGGGCGAGCACAACATCAGGGTCACTGAGGGAAATGAGCAGTTCATCAGCTCCTCCCGCGTCATCCGCCACCCCAACTACAGCTCTTACAACATCGACAACGACATCATGCTGATCAAGCTGAGCACGCCCGCCACCCTGAACCAGTATGTGCAGCCCGTGGCTCTGCCCAccagctgtgctgctgctggcacCATGTGCACCGTGTCCGGCTGGGGCAACACCATGAGCTCCG CTGCTGACAGTAACAAGCTCCAGTGCCTGGAGATCCCCATCCTCTCTGACCGCGACTGCAACAACTCCTACCCCGGCATGATCACCGACGCCATGTTCTGCGCTGGATACCTGGAGGGAGGCAAGGACTCTTGCCAG GGTGACTCTGGTGGCCCCGTGGTGTGCAACGGTGAGCTGCAGGGTGTTGTGTCCTGGGGCTACGGCTGTGCTGAGCGAAACCACCCTGGTGTCTACGCCAAG GTTTGCCTCTTCAACGACTGGCTGGAGCAGACCATGGCCAGTTATTAA